A segment of the Bdellovibrionota bacterium genome:
GACAAAGGTGACGACTCCCTCCAACCAGAATTGCGCCGTGGCCAACGGTTCGGGGACGATTTCCGAAGCCAACGTAAGCAATGTTTCGATCACCTGCGCGAACAAGGCTTGGACACATCCCTCGAGTATTTCCGACAACATCAGCCAGGATGGACAGCACGCATCCGCTCCTCAAGTCGCCATGGACAACAACGGAAATGCCATCATCACCTGGTACCAGTCCAATGGAACCCACTACCAAATCTTTAAGAGTGAGTATCGTTCGGGAAGTTGGACACACCCCTCGAGCCTTTCCGACAACATCAGCCCGGATGGAGCGCAAGCAGGCGATCCTCAAGTCGCCATGGACAACAACGGAAACGCGATCATCATCTGGTACCAGTCCGACGGAAGCAGCAACCAAATCTTTAAGAGCGAATATCGTTCGGGAAGTTGGACACACCCCTCGAGCCTTTCCGACAACATCAGCCCGGATGGACAGGACGCAGACGGCCCTCAAGTCGCGATGGATAACAACGGAAACGCCATCATCACCTGGCTCCAGTCCGACGGAACCAACATCCAAATCTTTAAAAGCGAGTATCGTTCGGGAAGCTGGACACACCCCTCGAGCCTTTCCGACAACATCAGCCCGGATGGACAGATCGCACTGCTTCATCAAGTCGCCATGGACGACAACGGAAACGCCATCATCACCTGGTACCAGTCCGACGGAACCAACGACCAAATCTTTAAGAGCGAGTATCGTTCGGGAAGTTGGACTCACCCCTCGAGCCTTTCCGACAACATCAGCCCTGATGGAGAGGTCGCCGTCGATTCTCAAGTCGCCATGGACAACAACGGAAATGCCATCATCACCTGGTATCAGTCCGACGGAACCAACAGCCAAATCTTTAAGAGCGAGTATCGTTCGGGAAGCTGGACACACCCCTCGAGCCTTTCCGACAACATCAGCCCGGATGGACAGAACGCAGCCCGTCCTCAAGTCGCCATGGACGACAACGGAAACGCCATCATCACCTGGCTCCAATCCAACATCAGCCAAATCTTTAAGAGTGAGTATCGTTCGGGAAGCTGGACACACCCCTCGAGCCTTTCCGACAACATCAGCCCGGATGGACAGAGCGCCATCGATCCGCAAGTCGTCATGGACAACAACGGCAATGCCATCATCACCTGGTACGAGTCCGACGGACTCAAGGACCAAATCTTTAAGAGCGAGTATCGATCGGGAAGTTGGACACACCCCTTCAACAATTCCGACAACATCAGCCGTGATTTAGAGCACGCAAACGCTCCTCAAGTCGCCATGGACAACAACGGCAATGCCATCATCACCTGGTACCAGTCCAACGGATTCAACAACCAAATCTTTAAGAGCGAGTACAGATAGCACGTCCCCCCAACATTATCAGGGGGATGGCGGTTGCAACATTGCGTGAATGAAAAAAGTAAACGAGCAACTGATCGGACTCTATTTTCGAACTGAGCCGAGCCCTTTTTCAAAACGTGCGAGTCCCTCGTCCAGTTCGGTAATCGACGCGCTGAACGACAGCCGTAAGAAGCCGGGGCTCCCGAAATCCGAGCCGGGGACCACGGCAAGGCCATATTTGTCCAACAGGTAGGCTGCCAACTTATCATCCGAATCGATCGATTCGGAATTCAGATATTTCGCAATGTTGGGGAAAAAATAGAATGCTCCGTCCGGTTTTTCGCACGTGACGTCGGGGATGGAACAAAGCCGTTCGTAAATATGATTGCGTCGGTGTTCGAATTCTTCTTTCATCTGACCTACGTCGGCTTGCTCCCCGGAAATCGCTTCCAGTGCGGCCCACTGGGCGATGGACGATGCCCCGGACGTGGACTGCGACTGGACATTTTCGAGGGCCGAAATCAGTTTCTTATCGCCCAAAGCATACCCAATACGCCAGCCGGTCATCGCGTATGTTTTGGATACGCCGCTGACGATCACCAACTGTTCTTTCGGAAGCTCCGGGATCATTCCGATCGAAACAAATGCTTTGCCGTCAAAAACGAGCTGGCCGTAAATGTCGTCTGTCACCACCGCCAGATCAGGCCATTTTTTCGCGAGGCGCACGATATCCTCCAGGAGTGCTCGCGAATATGTCACGCCGGTCGGATTCGACGGGCTGTTCAAAAAAAGAATCCGCGTTCTCTTATTGATCAGCTGTTCCATCGCCGAAATGCGCGGGGCAAAATGCTCCTTCTCATCCGTTCGGAGAACTCGCGCGGTACCCCCTGCGAGTTCAACCATGTCTACGTAGGAGACCCAATACGGCGCGACAACGACGGCTTCGGAACCTTCATCCAGGAGCGCGCAACAAAGATTGAATAGAGACTGTTTGGCGCCCACGGAAACGATACTCTCCGAAGCCTCGTATTGGCGCCCATATTCTCGACTGACGGTCTTTGCGATCGCTTTCTTGAGTTCCGGAATGCCGCCGGTCGGCGTGTATCGGGTTTCCCGACGCGCAATCGCTTTCACGGCCGCTGAGCAAATTCGATCCGGAGTCGGGAAATCGGGCTCGCCGATGGTCAAATTAACGATCGATTTCCCTTCCGCCTTCAGAGCCTTCGCACGCTGATTGAGCGCTAGCGTCGGCGAGGGGCGCAACCGTTCAACGCGTTGACTAAGTTTCATATTTCTTCTTCACGCGATCCACGACCTGGCGCGGAACCATTTGGCTGATATCGCCGCCCAATCGTGAAATCTCCTTTATGACGGTGGAGCTCAAGTAGGAGAATTTCCCTTCGGTCATCATGAAAAACGTTTCGACGTCGGATTCCAAGGTCTTGTTACCGAGCGCCATTTGATACTCGTATTCGAAATCGGAAACCGTGCGGATTCCCCTCAAAAGCACGTGAACCTTCTTCCTGCGGGCATATTGAACCAGCAATCCGCTGAACTGATCTACTTCCACTTTCCGGTTTCCACGGAAAATCTCTTTCACGATTTCGAGCCGCTCCGCCGGACTGAACATCGCCGTCTTCGGCGAATCGCCGGCGACGGCGACGATGACTTTGGCAAAAACCTTCGTTGCGCGTTCGACGATGTTCAGATGTCCCAGCGTAAAAGGATCGAAAAAGCCGGGATAAATCACCGCATTTTCACTCATCGCCGCTTCCTCGCGTTCTCATTCCCGGGGGCAGGCGCCGCAAAAACCAAAGTTCGGCATCTCCGATCCGGTGGCGCCGGTCGATGGCGTAATGAGAAACCTTAATCGGATGGGAACGACGGTCGCGTTCCACAATGACGAGTGCGTTGGGCACTAGCAGCGTCTTGCTGGCCAAGCGCGGCAAGACCTTGGTCACGATGTCCGATTTGTACGGGGGATCGAAGAAAACCAAATCGAAGGGACCTTTCAGTTTACCCAAGGCGTACGGTAGTTCTCCACGCACCACGGTGCTGCGCTCTCCAACTCCCAACGATTCGATATTCCGTTCGATCAATTTAATGACTTGTGGATCGGCATCCAGGAACGTTGCCGCGCGAGCCCCTCGACTGAGCGACTCCAGTCCAAACGCCCCCGTCCCGGCACAGAGATCCAGGATTCTCATTCCTTGAATGTGTCGCGCGAGAATATCGAAGAGCGATTCCCTCACTCGATCGGCCGTGGGCCGAAGGTCGAGGCGTCCGGGGCCTTCGATTTCTCGGCCCCGGAATTCACCTGCAATGATACGAAGTCGAGACGACCCTGCCATACGTAGTGTCGGTACCTTACACGAAGATCCGCGGGACGGTAAATTTCCGGGCCGGTGCCTTAGGGCGCTCCATGTTTCCGGCGATACCACCATTCAAAACCGCTCACGCAAACCAGAATTCCCAAGATCCAGACCTGATCCCAAAGCGGAATTTCCACCTGGCCGACCACGTGATATGTCGCTTTATCAACCAAAGGCCGGAGTAGATCGGGGCCGACATCCGACAGCGGAACGGCGCGGCCGTGGGTGGATGCCGCCAGTTTTTGAAGCATCGCCTCGTCTACACCTCTACGGTCAAATTCTCGGCTGCGCGGGCCGACGGCAAAATTCTCTGCCGTGCGGTATCCGCTACCGCGCTCCGGCAGTTCCGCAAGCAGTTCCAAAAGACCCGGAGCTTCAGGCAGGACCGAAAAGTGCGCTTCGCCCTCGGAATCCGTGCGTCCTATGGAAAGTTTTTGCGAACGTTCGCCGTTCGCCGCCATCCTTTCGACGACCGGCTTCGTGTTCACCATCGCTTCGTAACGGTCATCCAGGACTTTAAGACGAAACTTTGCCTCTCTCCCTTCCTGAAGCGGTTCATCGATCGAGATCTTAAGATGACTGAACGAAGGATCTCGGACCAACCAACGGTACAAACCGTCCCACACCGCTCGATAAAGCCGCGGTCCGTCTGAGTCCTCGGCAAACGCCCAACGCCAAAGGGAGTCGACCAAAAGAGCGGCCGCTCTTCCCTGAGCGACTTCGCGTACCGCGAGAATGGGGGCCGGCTTGCCCGCTGTTTTCTCGCTCGGATGGCCGAATAACGCCACGCCGTTTTCCTGCAGCTCGCCCACACGATGAAACCCGATTAAAGAAGGCAGCGCCTTGAGATCCGACGGATGAATCTTCCCGGCCGACAACGGATGATGATTCGCTTGCGGAGTGAGAATCGGCTGAAACGGCGTAACTGAAATCTCCATGGTATCGTCTCGGATACGAACGGGAAGAATTTCATCGATCGGAGTTCCTCGGTACCCCCCCTGCCCAAAGGAGAGATCGCCCCCGATCATGACGAACGCCCCACCCTTCTCGACATAATTCCTTAGATTTGCCAGGTAAAAACTCGAGAAATACGTCTTGAAATCGAAATTCTGGAAGATCACCAAATCAAAACGTTCCAATTCCTTTGTAAAGAGATCCTGATACGGAAACGGGATCAGACTCAAAGCGTTTTGGTCGGCCCCCGGATTGTTGGTCGGCGACCGTAAGATGAAAAACGAGATGAGGTCGATATTGGAATTTTCCTTTAGGTAGGCGCGCAGGAACCGCTCATCCCACGTGGGTCTTCCCGCGACATGAAGAACTCGGACACGGTCCCGGAGGACATTTAAGACAACCCCCTTTCGGTTGTTTTCGTACGTAATTTCATTTGGAATCTGCTGGATCTCGATCGTGATACCGACGGAACCTAACTCATTCGGAGAGAAAGAGAGCGGGATCGTCGCCTGATTTCCGTCCCATTGCCTCGATTCGATCTGCATCTCGGAAAGAATTCGTCCGCGAGAAACGGCGCGAAGCTGGATCGACCCCTCCGAGACGCCGATCCGTTCTATATCCACTTCAAGCGAAAGTCGGGTTTGATAATAGGCGACCTGCGGCGTTCGGACATCCACAATGGCCAGGTCGCGCAGTCCTTCGGGCTGCGAGGGATAAACCGTCAGGATCGGAATACCGGACTGGGCCTTCGGCTCCGTTTCCCGAGGTGAATCCGACGTGTCTACGCCGTCCGAGACCAGAACCAGCCCGGCCCACTGATCCGGACTGCGGGGAATGGAGACCATTTTTGAAATCGCGGAGACGGTTCCGTCCGGTTTGGATATGGAACGAAGGGATTCCAGTGTCGACGAGCCGGCTTCATCCGAAAAACTGTAAAATTGAAGATCAAAATCCCTCTGAAATTGGTCCCAAAGTTCTCGCCTGGAGAGAAGAATCCGCACTTCGTCCCAGCGGGTTTTCCCCCCGCTTGCGGGGAGCGACATGCTCAAGGATCGGTCGACGAAGACGGCCACCGATTTCCGATCCATCTCCCGCCTCATCTTCACCCAAGAGGGTTTAAGGCAGAGAATTAAAACAAGAAGCCACATGACGATCCGTAGCCCCAACACCCGTATTCGCGTCGAGCGATCCTGAATCCCAAAGGTGACGTACACAATCGCCAGAACAGAGAGCAGCGCCAAGAGGATCACCCAAGCCGTGGAGTGGCTGTGTCCGAACGTCAACATTAACCGCGCCGCTCCAAGATAAAAGGAAGGTGAATCTGGTCCTGTTTGTAATCCAGCGTCAGAGCATAAAAGAGAACATTGATTGCAAACCGCAGAACCATCGTTCGATCGAAGTCATCCGAATCGGCGTGAATAAAGCGACCGGCGGCGTCCTGAGCCAGCGCTCCGGTCGTGTCGCCCGGCGTGTAAAGAATGACCGTGCGCCGGTCGAGATCGATGCCGAGGGTCTGATCCTCCTCCGATCGTCGTCCCCAAGCCCGATCCAAGAGATAGAACGAACGATACACGGCGTGCTCTTTCGGAAGCGCCTGAAGCGATTTCCCGGGAAAGAGAGCTCCGATCAGGGATATTACGGAACTTTCGTAAGAGGTACCGCGGCGGCCCAGGGCGTTGTCGATCCAAAGAAAGCCGCCCGAGGAAAGGTGGTGCCGCAATCGAATCAATTCCGCTTCCGAAGGAAGGGAAAATTCGCGATCTCCTGTCCAATAGAGGAACGGGTAGTCAAATAACCGGCTGTCGGAGAGTTTTATACCTGCCATTTTGGGTTTGGTTTTCACGTTGGTCATGTCGCCGATCCGCTGAAAAAGATATTCGAGAGGTTGTACATAGGGCAGGTTGTTCCCTCCGGAATATTCGACCCGGGCGATCTCGGTAGTCGACTCCTCTCCGAGCGATTGGGCAGACGTGTTCAGGCCCAAGAGCACGAAAACGAATACTCCAGCCGCGCGAGCCAATCGGCGCCGTCGAAAGCGGGCCGGCAGGCGCCCGGCGATCAAAGACTCCGCGAAAAGAATAAAAAAGGCGGCCAGCGCCATTTTTCCGGTCCATTCCTCTCGGGCCACATTTTGTGACACGCCGGCCTGGGCGAAACCCGAGACATCCGTTAACCACGTTATCGGTTCAGGTTTCAGGGCGGATTCAACGTCTTCCCTGCGAATCGTGGATAAATCAAACTCGGAAGCATCGGCCTCCGTGACAACCCAGATCGACTTTTGGATTCTGTTTTGGCGATACTGGAGCCGCCACAACCCAGGTTCATGGGGAAGACGCCACCCTTCTGCAAAAATGCGACCGGACTTTTCGGATTTCCCGTCGGCGGTCTGAATCCCGAACGGCTCGGCATTCTCAAGGCCAAGATCGGCCGCCTTTATCAGGCTCCCTCCCGGCTGAACCGAAGGAGTTTTTCGTTCACGCGTATGAGAATGGGACACAAGAAACGTCAAATAGCGAAGTAGCGTCGGGTAGGCCGGAGCGACCACGGCGTCATTCCAAGCTCTCCCCCACGTGCTCGTCCAAAGCCCGACGGTTCCCTCACCTCGTTTTTGCACCACTAACGCAGGGAAACCCTCTTGAAATTGAAGGAGCGTGTCGGCCGCGGGTGCGGCGTCCATCAATAGAATACGTTCGAATTTGGCCTTCCCGAAAAGCGGTTCCCAATTTTCGGCCAAGAAACCCAACGAACTATTTGCGGCCGGCTTTTTGAGACGGAACGGTTGATTGGCATCGGCCGTTCGAATGACTCTTGGATTCGAAGGAAAAAGAGGGGAAAGCGTTCGCAGACGATTTTCATCTTGAAAAGAATCTCCGACGCCGATCAATAGACCTCCTCCATCCGTTACAAATCGTGCCAGATCGCTGACCTGTTCCGGTAACAAATGGGCCGCGTCCGCCAGGAACACGACGTCGGTCTTGGACAGATCCGGGCGCACCCATTGATCGGGGGTTCGTTCCGTCACCTGATAGGCCCCCTCGCCCCCTCCCTTTGGATCGAGCGCCGAACGCAAGAAATAGGCGGCGTCCTCCCTCGGTTCCGGGCGAGGACTGCCGTTCACAAGTAAAACCCGCAGGCGGGCGGGCGCAGAAGCGACAAAGTACGCCACGTTGTCCACTTCCAAAGCGTCGCGTTCCAAGCGGATCCGTCCGGCGACGTCGCCTCCCATTACCTCAACTAGAAAATTAGATTTACGTTCGTTACCCTCTGAAATAACAATGAATTGTTTGTTTTTTTCTTGCCATTCGGAATCCTTCAAGACATCCAAATGGGCCAGAAGATTTTCATCTCCGGTGGCGCCGAATCGAGCGGTGATGTTCAACGTCAATTCGGTGTCAAAAAACGCATTGGTGGACGCCGCCGAACGAACCGTATGATTTTGAAGCGGGAGTCCTCTACGCACGTCCACAATGAATAAAGGGTCGGTCGATTTACGCCCGCCCCCCAAGGATTTCCAAGCCTGTGCGCAGCCGTCCGTCAGAATCCATATTTCCCCCTCCCGCACATTCTTCGACCTTTCCGACGCAATCTGCCCCAAACGCGGCGGAATGAGACCCGCTTCGTAACCGATTCCCAGCGTTTTCAATTCTTCCAGGAGGCGCGTTCGATCGTTCGTCCATCCTAGAGGAGAACGCTCGACTTCAACAACCGGGATGAGCATCGCCCTATCTTGGGGCCCGATCGATTGAACGATTTGCTCGGCAGCCGTCTTGGCCCGCGCGAAAAAGGATTCTCCATCATCCACAGCCGTCATGCTGAGGCTGTTGTCGATCAAAATGGCGATCTCCCGCCCCGTTGGAGCGGTTGTCACCGGTTTCCCGCTCGAAATGAGGGGCCGAGCAACCGCGAGCGTGATCAAAACAATAAACGCCGTGCGAAGAAGAAGGAGGAGAAGTTCCCGGAAGCGGCTGCGGCTTCGTCGGGATTCGATGGCTTTGCGAAGGAGTTCAATCGTCGGCAGCCAGATATCCTTTTCCGGCCGCCGCCCGAAGAGGTGCAGAACGATCGGAATCGCGACCGCCAAAAGGCCCAACAAGAAGAATGGATGAACCCAGGTCACGACGCCAACGACGCAAGGATCTGGGCGATAGGCTCGTTCGTTCGCACCGTCCGGTATTTGATTTGGTGTTCGAGCGCCGTGTCGCGGATTTCACCGACCCACCGTTCGACCTCCCGTTGATAACTCCGTTTCACCTGCCGAGCGTCTGTTTCGATGTCCGGCTCACCCTCCAATCCCCGGAATCGGGACCAATCTGAAAACGGAAATTCCAATTCGGCCGGATCGAGAATCTGAATCCAATAAACGTCATGCTGTCCCACACGATAAATCTTGGCCATTTGAGATATGCGGTCCACCGACGTCAGAAAGTCCGAAATGGCGATGACCATTCCTTTCTTATGAATTCGCTCGCGCAGCATTCCCAACGCTTCCACCAATCCAAATCGGCCGGAGGGCGTGGAATCCTCGAGAATCTCGCTCAGAACCTGAAAATGCGGCATTCGACCCCGGGGCGGGAGGTATAAAGGCTCCCCTTCGCCGAAACGCATCAGAGCGACCAAATCTTGTTGCTGGATGAAAAGATACGCCAGCGTTGCGGCCAGAACGACGGCGTAATTGAACTTGGTGTACCCGATCGATCCGAAATTCATAGAAGCGGAAGCATCGAGCGCCAGATATGCGCGGAGATTCGTCTCCTCTTCGAACCGCTTCAGGTAAAACTTGTCGGCGCGAGCGTACACCTTCCAATCCACGTGGCGCAGATCATCCCCTGGAGAATAGAGTTTATGTTCGGCAAATTCGATCGAGCTTCCAAACAGACCGGAACGGTGGAGACCGCTCAGCGTCCCTTCCACGGCGCGACGGGCAAAAAATTGAAGAGAAGTCGCATCGGACACCGCTTCCGGAATGGAGGGGAGGGAAAACTCAACCGGTGCCTTGGGCATCCACCAACTGCTGGATCACGTGTTCTCTCGTGATCCCCTCGGCCTCCGCTTTAAAATTAAGAATCATACGATGCTTGAGGACGGGAATGGCGAGTTCCCGAATGTCCTCGACGGAAGCGGCATACCTCCCCTCCAGAATTGCGCGCGTCTTGGCGCCTAGAACCAGGGCTTGTGAGGCCCGCGGTCCCGCGCCCCATTGTACGCTGTTCCGGACGAATTCCGGTCCGGTGGGTGAAGGCCGAGTCGAACGGGCCAGCCGAACGGCATATTGCGCAACCGCTTCGGCGACCGGAACGCGCAATACCAATTCCTGAAGGGCGAGAATTTCCTCACCGGAGAGTACGCGGGACAGATGATGCTGCATCGGCGACGTCGTCCGAAGCGCAATCTCGACTTCCTGTTTTTCTTCCGGGTAATCGATGTTCACTTCCATCATAAACCGGTCGAGCTGGGCCTCCGGCAATGGATAGGTCCCCTCCTGCTCGATGGGGTTTTGCGTCGCAAAGACGAGAAAAGGAGGACTCAACGGGTATGTCTGGCCCGCGGCGGTGACGCGGTATTCCTGCATCGCCTGAAGCAGCGCCGCTTGGGTCTTCGGCGGAGTGCGATTGATTTCGTCCGCCAACAAGAGGTTTGTGAAGACCGGCCCGCGGACAAAACGAAACACCCGTTTTCCCGTCGTGCGATCCTCCTCCAAGATTTCCGTGCCTGTGATGTCCGATGGCATTAAATCCGGCGTGAACTGAATCCGGTTGAAATTCAAATGCAGAACTTGCGCGAGCGTCGAGATCAGCAGCGTTTTCGCCAGTCCCGGCACGCCG
Coding sequences within it:
- the rsmD gene encoding 16S rRNA (guanine(966)-N(2))-methyltransferase RsmD, with the protein product MAGSSRLRIIAGEFRGREIEGPGRLDLRPTADRVRESLFDILARHIQGMRILDLCAGTGAFGLESLSRGARAATFLDADPQVIKLIERNIESLGVGERSTVVRGELPYALGKLKGPFDLVFFDPPYKSDIVTKVLPRLASKTLLVPNALVIVERDRRSHPIKVSHYAIDRRHRIGDAELWFLRRLPPGMRTRGSGDE
- a CDS encoding DUF4159 domain-containing protein, which codes for MTWVHPFFLLGLLAVAIPIVLHLFGRRPEKDIWLPTIELLRKAIESRRSRSRFRELLLLLLRTAFIVLITLAVARPLISSGKPVTTAPTGREIAILIDNSLSMTAVDDGESFFARAKTAAEQIVQSIGPQDRAMLIPVVEVERSPLGWTNDRTRLLEELKTLGIGYEAGLIPPRLGQIASERSKNVREGEIWILTDGCAQAWKSLGGGRKSTDPLFIVDVRRGLPLQNHTVRSAASTNAFFDTELTLNITARFGATGDENLLAHLDVLKDSEWQEKNKQFIVISEGNERKSNFLVEVMGGDVAGRIRLERDALEVDNVAYFVASAPARLRVLLVNGSPRPEPREDAAYFLRSALDPKGGGEGAYQVTERTPDQWVRPDLSKTDVVFLADAAHLLPEQVSDLARFVTDGGGLLIGVGDSFQDENRLRTLSPLFPSNPRVIRTADANQPFRLKKPAANSSLGFLAENWEPLFGKAKFERILLMDAAPAADTLLQFQEGFPALVVQKRGEGTVGLWTSTWGRAWNDAVVAPAYPTLLRYLTFLVSHSHTRERKTPSVQPGGSLIKAADLGLENAEPFGIQTADGKSEKSGRIFAEGWRLPHEPGLWRLQYRQNRIQKSIWVVTEADASEFDLSTIRREDVESALKPEPITWLTDVSGFAQAGVSQNVAREEWTGKMALAAFFILFAESLIAGRLPARFRRRRLARAAGVFVFVLLGLNTSAQSLGEESTTEIARVEYSGGNNLPYVQPLEYLFQRIGDMTNVKTKPKMAGIKLSDSRLFDYPFLYWTGDREFSLPSEAELIRLRHHLSSGGFLWIDNALGRRGTSYESSVISLIGALFPGKSLQALPKEHAVYRSFYLLDRAWGRRSEEDQTLGIDLDRRTVILYTPGDTTGALAQDAAGRFIHADSDDFDRTMVLRFAINVLFYALTLDYKQDQIHLPFILERRG
- a CDS encoding MoxR family ATPase; this translates as MSDALAAVAMPGQDDLGAVRRLAEARRQIQGEIQKVIVGQDRVIDHLLISLFSKGHCLFVGVPGLAKTLLISTLAQVLHLNFNRIQFTPDLMPSDITGTEILEEDRTTGKRVFRFVRGPVFTNLLLADEINRTPPKTQAALLQAMQEYRVTAAGQTYPLSPPFLVFATQNPIEQEGTYPLPEAQLDRFMMEVNIDYPEEKQEVEIALRTTSPMQHHLSRVLSGEEILALQELVLRVPVAEAVAQYAVRLARSTRPSPTGPEFVRNSVQWGAGPRASQALVLGAKTRAILEGRYAASVEDIRELAIPVLKHRMILNFKAEAEGITREHVIQQLVDAQGTG
- a CDS encoding pyridoxal phosphate-dependent aminotransferase, whose amino-acid sequence is MKLSQRVERLRPSPTLALNQRAKALKAEGKSIVNLTIGEPDFPTPDRICSAAVKAIARRETRYTPTGGIPELKKAIAKTVSREYGRQYEASESIVSVGAKQSLFNLCCALLDEGSEAVVVAPYWVSYVDMVELAGGTARVLRTDEKEHFAPRISAMEQLINKRTRILFLNSPSNPTGVTYSRALLEDIVRLAKKWPDLAVVTDDIYGQLVFDGKAFVSIGMIPELPKEQLVIVSGVSKTYAMTGWRIGYALGDKKLISALENVQSQSTSGASSIAQWAALEAISGEQADVGQMKEEFEHRRNHIYERLCSIPDVTCEKPDGAFYFFPNIAKYLNSESIDSDDKLAAYLLDKYGLAVVPGSDFGSPGFLRLSFSASITELDEGLARFEKGLGSVRK
- a CDS encoding DUF58 domain-containing protein, yielding MPKAPVEFSLPSIPEAVSDATSLQFFARRAVEGTLSGLHRSGLFGSSIEFAEHKLYSPGDDLRHVDWKVYARADKFYLKRFEEETNLRAYLALDASASMNFGSIGYTKFNYAVVLAATLAYLFIQQQDLVALMRFGEGEPLYLPPRGRMPHFQVLSEILEDSTPSGRFGLVEALGMLRERIHKKGMVIAISDFLTSVDRISQMAKIYRVGQHDVYWIQILDPAELEFPFSDWSRFRGLEGEPDIETDARQVKRSYQREVERWVGEIRDTALEHQIKYRTVRTNEPIAQILASLAS
- a CDS encoding glutamine amidotransferase; the encoded protein is MLTFGHSHSTAWVILLALLSVLAIVYVTFGIQDRSTRIRVLGLRIVMWLLVLILCLKPSWVKMRREMDRKSVAVFVDRSLSMSLPASGGKTRWDEVRILLSRRELWDQFQRDFDLQFYSFSDEAGSSTLESLRSISKPDGTVSAISKMVSIPRSPDQWAGLVLVSDGVDTSDSPRETEPKAQSGIPILTVYPSQPEGLRDLAIVDVRTPQVAYYQTRLSLEVDIERIGVSEGSIQLRAVSRGRILSEMQIESRQWDGNQATIPLSFSPNELGSVGITIEIQQIPNEITYENNRKGVVLNVLRDRVRVLHVAGRPTWDERFLRAYLKENSNIDLISFFILRSPTNNPGADQNALSLIPFPYQDLFTKELERFDLVIFQNFDFKTYFSSFYLANLRNYVEKGGAFVMIGGDLSFGQGGYRGTPIDEILPVRIRDDTMEISVTPFQPILTPQANHHPLSAGKIHPSDLKALPSLIGFHRVGELQENGVALFGHPSEKTAGKPAPILAVREVAQGRAAALLVDSLWRWAFAEDSDGPRLYRAVWDGLYRWLVRDPSFSHLKISIDEPLQEGREAKFRLKVLDDRYEAMVNTKPVVERMAANGERSQKLSIGRTDSEGEAHFSVLPEAPGLLELLAELPERGSGYRTAENFAVGPRSREFDRRGVDEAMLQKLAASTHGRAVPLSDVGPDLLRPLVDKATYHVVGQVEIPLWDQVWILGILVCVSGFEWWYRRKHGAP
- the coaD gene encoding pantetheine-phosphate adenylyltransferase → MSENAVIYPGFFDPFTLGHLNIVERATKVFAKVIVAVAGDSPKTAMFSPAERLEIVKEIFRGNRKVEVDQFSGLLVQYARRKKVHVLLRGIRTVSDFEYEYQMALGNKTLESDVETFFMMTEGKFSYLSSTVIKEISRLGGDISQMVPRQVVDRVKKKYET